Proteins from a genomic interval of Flammeovirgaceae bacterium SG7u.111:
- a CDS encoding MlaD family protein — protein MKNYSKEFKVGIIALLSGMILYFGVRFLKGIDLFSSTSTYYAVYDDIGGLKLSNSVMLNGFAVGRVSEIEFVPKLGNKMLVSLDIENNIEIAQGSIVALEDEGLLGGKMINLKFTDKNSIHEEGDTLKSEIVGGMVASLEETASPIIMKLEKTLTAVNLLLDSLNGMTGDMKGAMSNVESLTAGADNIVKRNSRDIELMLDSLKLLSGNLATASRGMPAMIDNFNSFSDSLKQMPLVETVEGAQATLAALKTTLDGINEGQGTMGKLMKDEAMYNNLNTALLSLDTLLTDFEEHPKRYIHFSVFGKKDK, from the coding sequence GTGAAAAACTATTCAAAAGAATTTAAAGTAGGGATCATAGCTCTGCTCTCAGGAATGATTTTATACTTTGGAGTGAGATTTCTCAAAGGGATTGATTTGTTCAGTTCTACTAGCACTTACTACGCTGTTTATGATGATATTGGAGGGCTAAAGCTTTCGAACTCAGTAATGCTCAACGGTTTTGCTGTTGGTCGAGTGAGTGAAATTGAATTTGTCCCTAAGCTAGGGAACAAGATGCTGGTGTCCTTAGACATTGAAAATAATATTGAAATAGCACAAGGGTCAATAGTAGCACTCGAAGACGAAGGCTTGTTGGGAGGAAAAATGATTAATTTGAAATTCACTGACAAAAACAGTATCCATGAAGAAGGTGATACGCTGAAGTCGGAAATAGTAGGAGGGATGGTCGCTTCTTTGGAAGAAACTGCTTCGCCCATTATTATGAAGCTGGAAAAGACATTGACTGCAGTAAACTTATTACTCGATTCTTTGAATGGGATGACTGGAGATATGAAAGGAGCTATGTCAAATGTAGAAAGCTTGACTGCTGGGGCTGACAACATCGTGAAAAGAAACTCTCGAGATATAGAGCTTATGCTCGATAGTCTAAAACTGCTTTCTGGAAACTTGGCTACTGCCAGCAGGGGTATGCCTGCAATGATTGATAACTTCAACTCCTTTTCCGACTCTTTAAAACAAATGCCATTGGTTGAGACTGTGGAAGGGGCTCAAGCTACGTTAGCGGCACTCAAAACCACACTCGATGGCATCAACGAAGGTCAGGGGACAATGGGCAAACTCATGAAAGATGAGGCTATGTACAACAACCTCAACACCGCCCTGCTTTCTCTAGATACCCTCCTTACCGATTTCGAGGAACACCCTAAGAGGTATATTCACTTTTCCGTTTTTGGCAAGAAGGATAAGTAG
- a CDS encoding N-acetylmuramoyl-L-alanine amidase, giving the protein MKNITIIALLLLSFLIISANFSDPQDSSKFVLVLDAGHGGLDPGCIGVFSKEKEVVLDVSLRLKKLIERMHPDVEVVLTRGTDDFIPLHERADISNEKNADLFISIHCNASVKKHIKGSETYVLGKNGDEENLLVAMRENSVILNEEGYQEKYDGFDPTSPIGQILLSNYQHSFKEQSLKCAGLVETMFQDVDNWKSRGVKQAGFLVLVQTNMPSILIEIGFLSNKEEEKYLNSELGKERVVTNIYRAFRDYKESVGK; this is encoded by the coding sequence ATGAAAAATATAACAATTATTGCTCTGCTACTCTTAAGCTTTCTGATTATCTCGGCAAATTTTTCCGATCCGCAAGATAGTTCAAAATTTGTATTGGTGCTAGATGCTGGACACGGTGGCTTAGATCCTGGTTGTATTGGGGTATTTAGCAAGGAAAAAGAAGTGGTCTTAGATGTATCACTTAGGTTGAAAAAACTGATTGAGCGAATGCATCCTGATGTAGAAGTAGTTCTTACAAGGGGTACGGATGATTTTATCCCTCTGCACGAAAGGGCAGATATTTCCAATGAAAAAAACGCCGATCTATTTATTTCCATTCATTGCAATGCTTCGGTAAAAAAACACATTAAAGGAAGTGAAACCTATGTGCTGGGAAAAAATGGTGATGAAGAAAACCTATTGGTGGCTATGCGTGAAAACTCAGTGATCTTGAATGAAGAAGGATACCAAGAGAAATACGATGGATTTGATCCTACCTCGCCCATAGGGCAGATTCTATTGTCTAATTACCAACATTCGTTCAAAGAGCAAAGCTTGAAATGCGCAGGTTTGGTAGAAACTATGTTTCAAGATGTGGATAATTGGAAGAGCAGAGGTGTGAAACAGGCTGGCTTTTTGGTATTGGTTCAAACCAATATGCCTTCTATTTTGATAGAGATCGGTTTTTTGAGCAATAAGGAAGAAGAAAAATATTTAAACTCAGAACTTGGAAAAGAACGGGTTGTCACAAACATTTACCGAGCTTTTAGGGATTATAAAGAGAGTGTAGGCAAATAA